One genomic window of Deinococcus multiflagellatus includes the following:
- a CDS encoding DMT family transporter, whose translation MTRADALQMGLLSAFWGISFLLIRLSVEVFPPAWVALGRSVFGALVLLAALLLGRHSLPPLRLWKPLLLVALLNNVIPWSFFAWGEQTVSSNIAAILNATTPLFSLLIGLGLRDAQLSGRVALGVLLGLGGVVLTVGGGVQGGHATLFGVGLLLAASLGYACATAVAKRTLSGLNPVGLALSQLGLSALMLTPVALSGAQPGPLTWTAVGALAVLGVVGSGLAYLLYYGLLSRLSATQLTAVTYLLPVWGLFWGALAGEAVGVTSLLGVAVVLAGLLLLNSPRRAPKPAPAGA comes from the coding sequence GTGACCCGCGCCGACGCCCTGCAGATGGGGCTGCTCTCGGCCTTCTGGGGCATCTCGTTTCTGCTGATCCGCCTGAGTGTGGAGGTCTTTCCGCCCGCCTGGGTGGCGCTGGGCCGCTCGGTGTTCGGGGCGCTGGTGCTGCTCGCGGCGCTTCTGCTGGGCCGCCACAGCCTGCCGCCGCTGCGGCTGTGGAAACCGCTGCTGCTGGTGGCGCTGCTGAACAACGTCATTCCCTGGTCGTTCTTCGCCTGGGGCGAGCAGACGGTCAGCTCTAACATCGCCGCCATCCTGAACGCCACCACGCCGCTGTTCAGCCTGCTCATTGGCCTGGGCCTGCGCGACGCCCAGCTCTCTGGCCGCGTGGCGCTGGGCGTGCTGCTGGGGCTGGGGGGCGTGGTGCTCACGGTGGGCGGCGGCGTGCAGGGCGGGCACGCCACGCTGTTCGGGGTAGGGCTGCTGCTGGCGGCCAGCCTGGGCTACGCCTGCGCCACGGCGGTGGCCAAACGCACCCTGTCGGGCCTGAATCCGGTGGGGCTGGCGCTGTCGCAGCTGGGGCTCTCGGCGCTGATGCTGACCCCCGTGGCCCTGAGCGGCGCGCAGCCGGGGCCCCTGACCTGGACGGCGGTAGGCGCGCTGGCGGTGCTGGGTGTGGTGGGCAGCGGGCTGGCGTACCTGCTGTACTACGGCCTGCTTTCGCGCCTGTCGGCCACGCAGCTCACGGCCGTTACGTACCTGCTGCCGGTCTGGGGTCTGTTCTGGGGCGCGCTGGCGGGTGAGGCGGTGGGCGTGACCTCGCTGCTGGGCGTGGCGGTGGTGCTGGCCGGGCTGCTGCTGCTGAACAGCCCACGCCGGGCGCCCAAACCGGCGCCCGCCGGTGCC
- a CDS encoding pyridoxamine 5'-phosphate oxidase family protein, translated as MTTPAFYDPAARDPSLSRRPQNRRDDAWIAALLSRVPLGRVATLWQEDGGPAWPFVTPLAFAYRPERHDLVYHTNVVGRLRANTAQGHPAAFEASEIGRLLPSTSPLELGVQYRSVIVFGTARVLTDPAEAREALTVLSERVFPGLRIGQHTRPILDSDLARTAVYSLAIERWSGKENWAEAAVQEGGWPPLPPELAAPRPLAGAL; from the coding sequence ATGACCACCCCTGCTTTCTACGACCCGGCCGCGCGCGATCCCAGCCTCAGCCGCCGCCCACAGAACCGGCGCGACGACGCCTGGATCGCCGCGCTGCTCTCCCGCGTGCCGCTGGGCCGGGTGGCCACCCTATGGCAAGAGGATGGCGGCCCCGCATGGCCATTCGTGACGCCGCTGGCCTTCGCCTACCGCCCAGAGCGGCACGACCTCGTGTACCACACCAATGTTGTGGGCCGCCTGCGCGCCAACACCGCGCAGGGCCACCCGGCTGCCTTCGAGGCCTCGGAAATCGGGCGTCTGCTGCCCAGCACCTCGCCGCTGGAACTGGGGGTGCAGTACCGCTCGGTGATCGTGTTCGGCACCGCCCGCGTGCTCACCGACCCTGCCGAAGCCCGCGAGGCCCTGACCGTGCTCAGCGAGCGGGTGTTTCCGGGGCTGCGCATTGGGCAGCACACCCGCCCCATTCTGGACAGCGACCTGGCGCGCACAGCGGTCTATTCGCTGGCCATTGAGCGCTGGAGCGGCAAGGAGAACTGGGCCGAGGCGGCGGTACAGGAGGGCGGCTGGCCGCCCCTGCCGCCCGAACTGGCCGCGCCCCGCCCGCTGGCAGGGGCGCTGTGA
- a CDS encoding GNAT family N-acetyltransferase — MTARTLRSLSLEAAALALPALRELRPGSPHTASPEALQAVLALTQPEGYRLVEAFEADQPAAVAVAGSRVMHLLHAGRTLYVDDLVTRPEARGRGHAGALLAWLEGEARNLNCTELHLDSGVGPARFAAHRLYLNAGLNLTAHHFAKELP; from the coding sequence ATGACCGCCCGCACCCTGCGTTCTTTGTCTCTAGAGGCGGCGGCCCTGGCCCTGCCCGCCCTGCGCGAACTGCGGCCGGGGTCGCCGCACACGGCGTCCCCCGAAGCCCTGCAGGCCGTCCTGGCCCTCACCCAGCCCGAGGGCTACCGCCTTGTTGAGGCCTTTGAGGCGGACCAGCCCGCCGCCGTGGCTGTGGCCGGCTCCCGCGTGATGCACCTGCTGCACGCGGGCCGGACGCTATACGTGGACGATCTGGTCACCCGCCCCGAAGCGCGCGGCCGGGGCCATGCGGGCGCCCTGCTGGCGTGGCTGGAAGGTGAAGCCCGGAACCTCAACTGCACCGAACTGCACCTGGATTCTGGCGTGGGGCCAGCGCGCTTTGCCGCCCACCGCCTGTACCTGAACGCGGGCCTGAACCTCACCGCGCACCACTTTGCCAAGGAGCTGCCATGA
- the pdxR gene encoding MocR-like pyridoxine biosynthesis transcription factor PdxR, which produces MVAPSTAPLLTQTGGPPAARTDDLPFALSLDRHSPEPLHAQVARQVRAAVLGGVLPAGAPLPGTRTLARALGVTRGVAEDAYAELLADGTVQAEVGRGTRVRPATPALPAPVAPAAPVPAWLPPTGPLPVDANPPATGLHFRLGVTGTRTLDTRAWRQAWAAAARAPVGGDYGDPAGERDLRAALAAFVGRQRGLAATEQEVLVTSGTLHALNLIVRALLPPGSAVLMENPGYRAARQVFLDAGHTLIPGPVDEDGLIVGPQTPPARLAYVTPSHQFPLGGRMCLPRRLALLEWARTHDALIVEDDFDGEFRYDAPPLPTLASLAAQTGAAGRVLYLGTLSKVLTPAVRTGFVVAPPALRPALVRARTLLDFGHPLPVQQALCWLLAGGHADRHIRRARRWHAQVRAALTGELQGLAPHATLGGIEAGLHLCLHLHGGLQARALAAALAARGIHVSTLESYTFAGPVPEALLLGYGGLSAAQAQAGGRELARLIREQVQG; this is translated from the coding sequence ATGGTGGCCCCCAGCACAGCTCCACTTTTGACGCAGACCGGGGGGCCACCTGCGGCCCGGACCGACGACCTGCCCTTTGCCCTGAGCCTGGACCGGCACAGCCCAGAGCCCCTGCACGCCCAGGTGGCGCGGCAGGTGCGCGCGGCGGTGCTGGGGGGCGTGCTGCCCGCAGGCGCGCCGCTGCCCGGCACCCGCACCCTGGCGCGGGCGCTGGGGGTCACGCGCGGGGTGGCCGAGGACGCCTACGCCGAACTGCTGGCCGACGGCACCGTGCAGGCCGAGGTGGGCCGGGGCACCCGCGTGCGCCCCGCCACCCCGGCCCTGCCCGCCCCGGTGGCCCCCGCCGCCCCGGTGCCCGCGTGGCTGCCCCCCACAGGCCCCCTGCCCGTGGACGCCAACCCACCCGCAACAGGCCTGCACTTCCGGCTGGGCGTGACCGGCACCCGCACGCTGGACACCCGCGCGTGGCGCCAGGCCTGGGCGGCGGCGGCGCGCGCCCCGGTGGGCGGCGACTACGGCGACCCCGCTGGCGAGCGCGACCTGCGCGCGGCCCTGGCGGCCTTTGTGGGGCGCCAGCGTGGCCTGGCTGCTACCGAACAGGAGGTGCTGGTGACCAGCGGCACCCTGCACGCCCTGAACCTGATCGTGCGGGCGCTGCTGCCACCGGGCTCGGCGGTGCTGATGGAGAACCCCGGTTACCGCGCCGCGCGGCAGGTGTTTCTGGACGCCGGGCACACCCTGATCCCGGGTCCCGTGGACGAGGACGGCCTGATCGTGGGCCCGCAGACGCCCCCGGCGCGGCTGGCGTACGTGACCCCCAGCCACCAGTTCCCGCTGGGCGGGCGCATGTGCCTGCCCCGGCGCCTCGCCCTGCTGGAATGGGCCAGAACCCACGACGCCCTGATTGTGGAAGACGACTTTGACGGCGAATTCCGCTACGACGCCCCGCCGCTGCCCACCCTGGCCAGTCTGGCGGCCCAGACGGGCGCGGCCGGGCGCGTGCTGTACCTGGGCACCCTGAGCAAGGTGCTGACCCCGGCGGTGCGCACCGGCTTTGTGGTGGCGCCCCCGGCGCTGCGCCCGGCCCTGGTGCGGGCGCGCACCCTGCTGGATTTCGGGCACCCCTTGCCGGTGCAGCAGGCCCTGTGCTGGCTGCTGGCCGGCGGACATGCCGACCGCCACATTCGCCGCGCCCGGCGCTGGCACGCCCAGGTGCGCGCTGCGCTGACCGGCGAACTGCAGGGGCTGGCCCCCCACGCCACCCTGGGCGGCATTGAGGCCGGGCTGCACCTGTGCCTGCACCTGCACGGTGGCCTGCAGGCCAGGGCCCTCGCCGCAGCCCTGGCAGCACGGGGCATCCACGTCAGCACCCTGGAGAGCTACACCTTCGCGGGCCCAGTCCCCGAGGCGCTGCTGCTGGGCTACGGCGGCCTGAGCGCCGCACAGGCGCAGGCCGGGGGGCGGGAACTGGCACGCCTGATTCGGGAACAGGTACAGGGCTAG